GTCGACCCGCCGCGGGCGGCGCACCACGTCCCGCGGCGGAGGCGGCGGCACGGCGGGCAGCGGACCCCAACCAGGGCCGGTCGTCGGCGGTGTCCCAGCCCGCCCCGGCGGTGTCGCCAACCCCGGCGCGGGCGCACCGGAACCGAAGGGCGGCTCCGAGGTTCGGGGCGACCGATCAGCGGAGCCTGCCGGCGGCTGTGCCCACGGGTCAGATGCCGACGTCGCAAGGTCGGGCGGCGAGCCGGGCACGCCAGCAGAGAAGGCGGGCGGACCGGCCGGGAACCCGGACCAGGGGTCGGCCGCCGGTGCCGGGTATGGCGGTGCGGAGCCGGGCGAGCCAGCCGGCCGCGCAGACCCCTCGGGGACGGACGCGGCGTCCGGCCGGCTGGGCCCCGTCGGATCGGTGCCCTGCGGGCGCGCCGGGTCAGTCACGGGTCCTCCTGTCGGCAGTGGCGTCCACGCGCGGGCGACGGACACCGGCCAGGCTACCGCTGCCGGGCCGGTCGCCGGCGCCCGACGCGGTCGGCTCCCCACCGGGCCGGTCAGTCCACATTCGGCGCGAAGTCCTGCCCGTAGGGTGCCTCGGCGAGCCGTACGACCCCGACCACCAGCACAACCACCACCGCGACCGCGACCAGCACCAGGCCCGTCCAGGCCAACCGCTCACCGCGCCGTAGCCAGGCCGCTCCGGTGAGGAAGCCGCCCGAACCGTACGCCTCACGGCGCGCCTGGCGCGCGAGTTGGAGGGCCACCGTGGCGGGCACCACTCCACCGACGAACAGGCCGGTCACCGCTCCGATCAGGCCCAGCGCGAACACCGCCCGCGCCTTCGTGGCCCGGGCCGGATCCGGATCCAACGGGTGCCGCGGGTGCCCCAGCGGCGGAGCCACCGGGACGGGCCCGGGAACGGTGGTCATGCCCTCCATCATGCCCGGCAGCCCACGGCTCGGGGTCAGTAGGAGCAGACCTCCAGCCGGTTGCCCAGTGGGTCGCGGAACCAGAACCAGGTGACCGGCTGGTCCGGGGCCCGGTTGAGCTGGCCGACCTCGGCGCCGCGGTCGACGAGCCAGGCCCGCGCGGCGGCCGCGTCGGACGTGTAGAAATTGAAGCCGGACCATTCCCCGCCCCCCGGGTCCAACAGCGTG
The sequence above is a segment of the Micromonospora sp. WMMA1363 genome. Coding sequences within it:
- a CDS encoding VOC family protein, which produces MSESPLQKVDTVFVKVDDPHAVAGWYQDVLGWPELFRTSHIVVLRAPEGPPVTLLDPGGGEWSGFNFYTSDAAAARAWLVDRGAEVGQLNRAPDQPVTWFWFRDPLGNRLEVCSY